In a single window of the Roseiconus lacunae genome:
- a CDS encoding GntR family transcriptional regulator gives MESVQFNTPVKKVSLVESVYQTIVEAIVSGQLAPGTIVNSVAIAEQLGVSRTPVKESIRLLVRDGLLRQESNHKAQVAKFSPVEIREIYEVRLALESKAAERAATRISDDALRALRFEAERLRDSRSDVDWAAKAIDYDIRFHAAIAQAADNSRLGDEINRYRLLVRSFCLLTGREAILEQALNEHILILDALASRKPSRARKAMESHILARLKATAEQVKS, from the coding sequence ATGGAATCAGTTCAATTCAACACCCCCGTTAAAAAGGTTTCGCTGGTTGAGTCGGTCTACCAGACGATCGTCGAAGCGATCGTTTCCGGGCAATTGGCACCGGGGACGATTGTCAATTCTGTAGCCATTGCCGAACAGCTTGGCGTCAGTCGAACGCCGGTCAAAGAATCCATTCGATTGCTTGTCCGTGACGGATTGCTCCGTCAGGAAAGCAACCATAAGGCGCAGGTGGCAAAGTTCTCGCCGGTCGAAATTCGTGAGATCTACGAGGTGCGGCTGGCACTGGAGTCGAAGGCCGCCGAAAGAGCCGCCACTCGAATTTCTGACGACGCTTTACGGGCCTTGCGTTTCGAAGCGGAACGATTGCGTGACAGCCGTAGTGACGTTGATTGGGCGGCAAAGGCGATCGACTATGACATTCGATTTCACGCCGCAATCGCGCAAGCCGCAGATAATTCCCGACTTGGCGATGAGATAAACCGCTACCGCTTGCTTGTACGTAGCTTCTGCTTGCTAACCGGGCGTGAAGCAATCCTCGAGCAGGCGCTTAATGAGCACATCCTCATTCTCGATGCACTCGCCAGCCGGAAGCCATCGCGAGCACGCAAGGCGATGGAGTCGCACATACTGGCGAGGCTCAAGGCCACCGCCGAGCAGGTCAAATCCTAA
- a CDS encoding ThuA domain-containing protein: protein MINKPSGTVGDGSKGSSRRNFIKTTTGFVAAGAAVPQKDVRSGDSIDSPKRVLIVVGPSGHPPGTHEVAAGGRLMKHSLEHMENLPGVQTDVVEGWPSKTSRDSASTIVFIGDLFPPNRLPNPQQNLIDLDEMMGRGVGIVCIHYATGLLGKDVKPDGDHPLLRWMGGYFANRSCPHHESFARVFPKATIAPAEPGHPIARGWNEFTLRDEPYFNNYFGGDGNEQASSVTAIATSMLPPEAPKPETVAWCTERSDGGRGFAVVMPHYYKNWRDEDLRRLILNGIVWSAKIEVPSGGVATQTPNLADFDPQAV, encoded by the coding sequence ATGATAAACAAACCCAGCGGAACGGTTGGCGATGGATCGAAAGGTTCGTCTCGTAGAAATTTCATAAAGACAACCACGGGATTTGTTGCCGCGGGGGCGGCGGTTCCCCAGAAGGACGTGCGGTCGGGTGATTCGATCGATAGCCCAAAGCGTGTGCTGATTGTGGTCGGCCCCAGCGGACATCCGCCGGGCACCCATGAAGTTGCAGCCGGCGGTCGACTGATGAAGCACTCCCTAGAGCACATGGAGAATCTGCCTGGCGTGCAGACAGATGTGGTCGAAGGCTGGCCCTCAAAAACTTCCCGTGACTCGGCATCGACGATCGTTTTCATTGGCGATCTGTTTCCTCCAAACCGGCTTCCGAACCCGCAGCAGAACCTTATTGACCTGGATGAGATGATGGGGCGTGGCGTGGGCATCGTGTGCATTCACTACGCAACGGGTTTACTGGGCAAAGACGTCAAGCCTGATGGCGATCACCCGCTGCTACGTTGGATGGGTGGCTACTTTGCCAATCGTTCTTGTCCGCATCATGAATCGTTCGCCAGGGTATTCCCAAAAGCCACGATTGCTCCCGCCGAGCCAGGCCATCCGATCGCGCGTGGTTGGAATGAGTTCACGCTTCGGGACGAGCCGTACTTTAATAATTACTTCGGTGGCGATGGAAACGAGCAAGCCTCGTCCGTAACCGCCATCGCGACCTCGATGCTTCCACCGGAAGCCCCCAAGCCCGAGACAGTCGCTTGGTGTACCGAGCGAAGCGACGGCGGCCGTGGCTTCGCCGTCGTCATGCCCCACTATTACAAGAATTGGCGCGACGAAGACCTGCGACGCTTGATCCTCAACGGCATTGTGTGGAGCGCGAAGATCGAAGTTCCGAGTGGTGGTGTGGCAACCCAGACGCCAAACCTAGCCGACTTTGATCCACAGGCTGTCTAA
- a CDS encoding sigma-70 family RNA polymerase sigma factor, with the protein MAEQEPTTDQPLEDAIRRAQCGETRAYECVVCRFETPLRAWLAGQGPPGIDVDDLAQRTFVAAYSRLSDYSPNTCFEAWLYTIARYQLKTETTRLRRIADYHARYAPDLLQRELDRRANEPTEFQSNRLEVLQGCVDSLAEHLQRFIRWRYDEEIPLEEMAQRSDRSVAAVKKQLWQIRQRLQQCVERRSISGEEGDFA; encoded by the coding sequence ATGGCGGAGCAAGAACCCACGACCGATCAGCCCCTAGAAGACGCGATTCGACGCGCTCAATGCGGTGAAACGCGGGCTTACGAATGCGTCGTATGCCGCTTCGAAACTCCCCTCCGCGCCTGGCTGGCCGGCCAAGGCCCACCAGGAATCGATGTCGATGACCTTGCCCAGCGAACGTTTGTTGCGGCCTACTCGCGACTAAGCGATTACTCTCCTAATACTTGCTTTGAAGCTTGGTTGTACACGATCGCCCGCTATCAATTAAAAACCGAAACCACGCGATTGCGGCGAATCGCTGACTATCACGCACGTTACGCACCAGATTTATTACAGCGTGAACTTGATCGTCGGGCGAATGAGCCGACCGAGTTTCAATCGAACCGTTTAGAAGTGCTTCAAGGCTGCGTCGATTCACTGGCCGAGCATCTTCAACGCTTCATCCGTTGGCGATACGACGAAGAGATTCCGCTCGAAGAAATGGCTCAGCGAAGTGACCGTTCCGTCGCCGCAGTCAAAAAGCAACTTTGGCAGATTCGTCAGCGGCTTCAGCAATGTGTGGAGCGTCGTTCGATATCCGGTGAAGAGGGGGATTTTGCATGA
- a CDS encoding FecR domain-containing protein has translation MTPEERFAVLWTDYLEGELQESSLAELRELLADDEQRLRHAVDLYQTHRLLTLAAEHRPGRQREFVDRVMQRLPRTSERFVGDVMADVELLAAPKPTKTLPTQIDQAGQQRPPLRPATGIMVAAAVVLLAIVSAAIYQQNRGLDVNDLSSEIAESQSPKRSRGDGVRFANLAHAKFFGELQPPVDSPLKPQRDYVLMKGLAEVRFPAGASAIIEGPAVFRVVSDDCLGMDIGKCSVHAPDGAEGFRIETPMMRVVDRGTRFTVNVAETSETEVHVVEGAADIYENEDSPVDQTINTNVDVTPKTQVRLTDGQAQRFAVTSSLASDSIPYDPNLYRRGLPDRVIAYEATSNDAGYADRLLRLTLQRDGMIETIDADQLIPARVTYFNASQGGGYLCGPRSFSGESDQAKLDAAGHETTLNRRAEWSSDDRLVTGVINPGGSKRPLKSDPVLLGDDTTPGMAIRFDEPIVNGIGDDLVIFDLQAFANPPDGDAFHLSPMKFRDGLRSYTVEMFDLTMESPGARDLADFFVHMYPSVVRSLEELESLPTEPRRQSIRFRGLVVGIDLTDLGYAPNETVQELFIQDALDDKHHVDPVLIGGLPPRR, from the coding sequence ATGACACCGGAAGAACGTTTTGCCGTCCTGTGGACGGATTATCTCGAAGGCGAGTTGCAAGAGAGTTCACTTGCCGAGTTACGAGAGCTATTGGCCGACGATGAGCAGCGATTGCGCCATGCCGTCGACCTGTATCAGACACATCGGTTGTTGACGTTGGCCGCCGAACATCGTCCAGGAAGACAGCGTGAATTTGTTGATCGCGTGATGCAACGATTACCGCGAACGTCTGAGCGGTTCGTCGGTGACGTGATGGCGGACGTCGAATTACTTGCCGCGCCGAAACCGACGAAGACGTTGCCGACGCAGATCGACCAAGCAGGTCAACAAAGGCCACCGCTTCGACCGGCGACCGGCATCATGGTCGCCGCAGCAGTGGTACTACTTGCCATCGTTTCGGCGGCGATTTATCAGCAAAACCGTGGCCTTGACGTAAACGATCTCTCTTCGGAAATCGCTGAATCGCAATCACCGAAACGTTCGAGAGGAGACGGCGTTCGATTCGCGAATCTTGCTCACGCCAAATTCTTTGGGGAGTTGCAACCACCGGTTGATTCACCCTTGAAGCCGCAACGGGATTACGTCCTGATGAAGGGGCTGGCCGAAGTCCGATTTCCGGCCGGTGCGTCGGCGATCATCGAAGGCCCGGCAGTCTTCCGCGTCGTTTCCGACGATTGCCTGGGGATGGACATTGGAAAATGCAGCGTGCATGCCCCCGACGGTGCGGAAGGGTTTCGTATCGAGACTCCGATGATGCGGGTCGTCGATCGTGGCACTCGCTTCACTGTCAATGTCGCTGAAACCAGCGAAACCGAAGTCCACGTCGTCGAAGGAGCGGCGGACATTTACGAAAACGAAGACTCGCCGGTCGACCAAACAATCAACACGAATGTCGACGTAACCCCAAAAACACAAGTTCGATTGACCGATGGTCAGGCACAACGATTTGCCGTGACCTCGTCGCTTGCTTCCGATTCCATTCCTTACGATCCGAACCTCTATCGCCGCGGGCTGCCGGATCGAGTGATCGCTTATGAGGCGACAAGTAACGACGCGGGTTACGCTGATCGGTTGTTACGGTTGACGCTTCAACGCGATGGAATGATCGAAACCATCGACGCAGATCAGTTGATTCCGGCCCGCGTGACTTACTTCAATGCTTCACAGGGGGGCGGGTACTTGTGTGGACCCCGGTCGTTTTCGGGTGAGTCCGACCAGGCCAAGCTTGATGCAGCGGGTCATGAGACCACGCTCAACCGTCGCGCCGAATGGTCTTCCGATGATCGCTTGGTAACAGGGGTGATTAATCCGGGCGGAAGCAAGCGACCTCTGAAATCCGATCCGGTCTTGTTAGGTGATGACACCACACCAGGTATGGCGATTCGATTTGATGAACCGATCGTCAATGGGATCGGTGATGATCTGGTCATTTTTGATCTGCAAGCGTTTGCGAATCCACCGGACGGAGACGCGTTCCACCTCAGTCCGATGAAGTTTCGTGATGGCTTGCGTTCGTACACCGTTGAAATGTTTGATTTGACGATGGAGTCTCCCGGTGCGCGTGACTTGGCAGACTTTTTCGTCCACATGTATCCGTCCGTCGTGCGATCACTCGAAGAACTCGAATCACTACCGACCGAACCACGTCGGCAATCCATTCGCTTTCGCGGCTTGGTCGTTGGAATCGATTTAACGGACTTAGGTTATGCCCCGAATGAAACGGTCCAGGAGCTGTTCATTCAAGATGCGTTAGATGATAAGCATCATGTTGACCCTGTTTTGATCGGTGGCTTACCGCCACGACGGTAG